The Nocardia arthritidis genome has a window encoding:
- a CDS encoding class I SAM-dependent methyltransferase has translation MRCRLCESERLASVLDLGATPPCEKFLGADELDRPETTFPLHLQVCQDCLLLQIPALITPEETFTEYAYFSSYSDSWVRHAETFVGQAVRRLGLDGDSFVVEVASNDGYLLRHVVAAGIPCLGIEPSVNVGEAARAAGVPTETVFLTEETARRIRSAHGAADLVVANNVYAHVPDLRGFTRALRTLLADDGWLSIEVHHALNLLRLGQFDTIYHEHFQYYTVLAAQRALATAGLTVVDVEQLPTHGGSLRLWARPDPVASAPSTQVWAVLELEAQAGLHRADGYLELRPRAEAVRHELLRFLLDCKAKGKRVVGYGAPGKGNTLLNYCGIRPDLLEYTVDRNPYKHGKFTPGARIPIHPVERIDLDRPDVVLVLPWNLEREITAQLRHIGEWGAELVYPLPALHRAEWPDNAPIEIITGRHAR, from the coding sequence GTGCGATGTCGACTGTGTGAATCCGAGCGGTTGGCGAGCGTTCTCGATCTCGGTGCGACGCCGCCATGCGAGAAGTTCCTCGGGGCGGACGAGCTGGACCGTCCCGAGACGACTTTTCCGCTGCACTTGCAGGTGTGCCAGGACTGTCTGCTGCTACAGATTCCGGCATTGATCACCCCGGAGGAAACTTTCACCGAATACGCCTATTTCTCGTCGTATTCGGATAGCTGGGTGCGGCATGCGGAAACCTTCGTCGGGCAGGCGGTCCGGCGGCTCGGATTGGACGGTGACTCGTTCGTCGTCGAGGTGGCCAGTAATGACGGCTATCTGCTACGGCATGTGGTCGCGGCCGGAATTCCCTGCCTCGGCATCGAACCTTCGGTGAACGTCGGCGAGGCCGCGCGGGCGGCGGGCGTGCCGACCGAGACCGTCTTCCTCACCGAGGAGACCGCGCGCCGGATCCGCAGCGCGCACGGCGCGGCCGACCTGGTGGTGGCCAACAATGTCTACGCCCACGTACCCGACCTGCGCGGCTTCACCCGCGCGCTGCGCACCCTACTGGCCGATGACGGCTGGCTCTCGATCGAGGTGCATCATGCGCTGAATCTGTTGCGGCTCGGGCAATTCGACACCATCTACCACGAGCACTTCCAGTACTACACGGTGCTGGCCGCGCAACGCGCCTTGGCCACCGCGGGTTTGACGGTCGTCGACGTGGAACAGCTGCCGACACACGGCGGTTCGCTGCGCCTGTGGGCCCGGCCCGATCCGGTGGCGAGCGCGCCGAGCACCCAGGTGTGGGCGGTGCTGGAGTTGGAGGCGCAGGCCGGATTGCACCGCGCCGACGGCTATCTCGAGCTGCGCCCGCGCGCCGAGGCGGTGCGCCACGAACTGCTGCGCTTTCTGCTCGACTGCAAGGCGAAGGGTAAGCGGGTGGTCGGTTACGGCGCGCCGGGCAAGGGCAATACGCTGCTCAACTACTGCGGTATCCGGCCGGATCTGCTCGAATACACGGTCGACCGAAACCCCTATAAACACGGAAAGTTCACACCGGGCGCCAGGATTCCGATCCATCCGGTAGAGCGGATCGATCTGGACCGGCCCGATGTCGTGCTGGTGCTGCCCTGGAATCTGGAGCGGGAGATCACCGCGCAATTGCGGCATATCGGTGAGTGGGGCGCGGAACTGGTGTATCCACTGCCCGCCCTGCATCGCGCCGAATGGCCGGACAACGCGCCGATCGAAATTATCACGGGGAGACACGCACGATGA
- a CDS encoding glucose-1-phosphate cytidylyltransferase: MKVVLFCGGYGMRMRDGTDDMIPKPMQLVGPRPLLWHVMRYYAHYGHKDFILCLGHGAEHIKNFFLTYEESVSNDFVIRDGRVELLRTDISDWSITFVDTGVESPIGERLRRVRPHLAGQRYFLANYADVLTDAPLDEMIAKFTASGMAASMMVVPPQSSFHCVDLTPAGEVKEILPVARMPLWENGGYFVLTQEVFDLLPPGGDLVADACGVLAGQGRLFGYRHLGFWKPADTFKERAELDMGYRTGQRPWMVWERV; the protein is encoded by the coding sequence ATGAAAGTTGTCCTGTTCTGCGGCGGTTACGGCATGCGGATGCGCGACGGCACCGACGATATGATTCCGAAACCGATGCAGCTGGTGGGGCCGCGGCCCCTGCTATGGCATGTGATGCGGTATTACGCGCATTACGGTCACAAGGATTTCATCCTATGCCTCGGGCACGGCGCCGAGCACATCAAGAACTTTTTCCTCACCTACGAGGAATCGGTCTCCAACGATTTCGTGATCCGGGACGGCCGGGTCGAATTGTTGCGCACCGATATCAGCGACTGGTCGATCACCTTCGTCGACACCGGCGTGGAATCGCCGATCGGCGAGCGGCTACGCCGGGTGCGCCCGCATCTGGCCGGCCAGCGGTACTTCCTGGCCAACTACGCCGATGTGCTCACCGACGCGCCCCTGGACGAGATGATCGCGAAATTCACCGCCTCCGGTATGGCCGCATCGATGATGGTGGTGCCGCCGCAATCCTCGTTCCACTGCGTGGACCTCACCCCGGCGGGCGAGGTGAAGGAGATCTTACCGGTCGCGCGAATGCCGTTGTGGGAGAACGGCGGATACTTCGTGCTCACCCAGGAGGTATTCGATCTGCTGCCGCCCGGCGGCGATCTGGTCGCCGACGCCTGCGGTGTACTCGCCGGGCAGGGCCGGTTGTTCGGATACCGGCACCTGGGCTTCTGGAAACCCGCGGACACCTTCAAGGAACGCGCCGAACTCGATATGGGCTACCGGACCGGTCAGCGGCCCTGGATGGTTTGGGAGCGGGTGTGA
- a CDS encoding PIG-L deacetylase family protein: protein MIRLTTGRVTEIAALGAHCDDIAIGMGGTLLTLARAHPRLRVRALVLCGAGTERENEEWAALEAFCPGAHVELTVLDLPDGHTPAHWDRVKRALNTFRRQTNPDLVFMPQPGDAHQDHRLLAELVPTEFRDELTLGYEILKWETDTPAPTVFQPLPVDLAEEKARLLLKHYPSQADRAWFDAQSFLGLSRLRGVQCRAPHAEAFVLAKATVDFGGK from the coding sequence GTGATTCGGCTGACCACCGGGCGCGTCACCGAGATCGCCGCGCTCGGCGCGCACTGCGACGATATCGCGATCGGCATGGGCGGCACCCTGCTCACCCTGGCCAGGGCGCATCCGCGGCTGCGGGTTCGGGCGCTGGTGCTGTGCGGCGCGGGCACCGAGCGGGAGAACGAGGAGTGGGCGGCGCTGGAGGCGTTCTGCCCGGGCGCGCACGTCGAACTGACGGTGCTCGACCTGCCGGACGGCCACACCCCGGCGCACTGGGACCGGGTCAAGCGCGCGCTGAATACCTTTCGGCGCCAGACCAATCCGGATCTGGTGTTCATGCCGCAACCCGGTGACGCACACCAGGACCACCGCCTGCTCGCCGAGCTGGTACCCACCGAATTCCGCGATGAGCTCACCCTCGGTTACGAAATACTCAAATGGGAGACCGATACTCCCGCGCCGACCGTATTCCAGCCGCTTCCCGTCGATCTGGCCGAGGAGAAGGCCAGGCTGCTGCTGAAACACTATCCGTCCCAAGCAGATCGGGCGTGGTTCGACGCCCAGTCCTTCCTGGGGCTGTCGCGGCTGCGCGGGGTGCAGTGCCGCGCGCCGCACGCCGAGGCGTTCGTACTCGCCAAGGCCACCGTCGATTTCGGAGGAAAGTGA
- a CDS encoding NAD-dependent epimerase/dehydratase family protein: MRVLVTGHQGYLGTVMVPVLRASGHEVVGLDSGFFAECVLGALPGEPPGLAVDLRDVTAEQLTGFDAVVHLAALSNDPLGALAPEITYEINHHASVRLARLAKAAGVRRFLYASTCSVYGAAGDGLVTESAPLRPITPYAESKVRVEDDVAALADADFSPVFLRNATAFGFSPRLRADIVLNNLVGYAVLTGEVKVLSDGTPWRPLVHARDIAAAFAACLSAPAEAIHCRAFNIGTEHNNLTVAQIALAVVDAVPGAKLVITGETGADPRSYRVDFTAARKALGFRAHWTVAQGAAELYSEYRARGLTAADFFHRFTRLAHLQSLRDTGVLDARMRRVTADPAVPARS, translated from the coding sequence ATGCGGGTTCTCGTCACCGGACATCAGGGTTATCTAGGCACCGTCATGGTTCCGGTGCTGCGCGCGAGCGGGCACGAGGTGGTCGGCCTGGACAGCGGATTCTTCGCCGAGTGCGTGCTGGGGGCGTTACCTGGTGAGCCGCCGGGGCTCGCGGTCGACCTGCGTGATGTCACCGCCGAACAGCTCACCGGATTCGACGCGGTGGTGCATCTGGCGGCGTTGTCCAACGATCCGCTCGGCGCGCTCGCGCCCGAAATCACGTATGAGATAAACCATCACGCCTCGGTGCGGCTGGCCCGGCTGGCGAAGGCGGCCGGGGTCCGGCGCTTCCTGTACGCCTCGACGTGTTCGGTCTACGGCGCGGCGGGGGATGGGCTGGTCACCGAATCGGCTCCGCTGCGCCCGATCACACCGTACGCCGAGAGCAAGGTCCGGGTGGAGGACGATGTCGCGGCGCTCGCGGATGCCGATTTCTCGCCCGTATTCCTGCGCAACGCAACGGCTTTCGGATTCTCGCCGCGGCTGCGCGCGGATATCGTGCTGAACAACCTGGTCGGTTACGCGGTGCTCACCGGCGAGGTGAAGGTGCTGTCCGACGGCACGCCGTGGCGGCCGCTGGTGCATGCCCGCGATATCGCCGCCGCCTTCGCGGCCTGCCTGTCGGCCCCGGCGGAGGCGATTCACTGCCGCGCCTTCAATATCGGCACCGAGCACAACAATCTCACCGTCGCCCAGATCGCGCTCGCGGTGGTGGACGCGGTGCCCGGCGCCAAATTGGTGATCACCGGCGAAACCGGCGCCGACCCGCGCTCATACCGAGTCGACTTCACTGCTGCCAGAAAGGCTTTGGGCTTCCGCGCGCACTGGACCGTCGCGCAGGGCGCGGCCGAGCTCTACTCGGAATACCGGGCCCGCGGCCTGACCGCCGCCGACTTCTTCCATCGCTTCACCCGGCTGGCGCATCTACAGAGCCTGCGCGACACCGGTGTGCTCGACGCGCGAATGCGCCGGGTCACGGCGGATCCGGCGGTACCGGCCAGGAGTTGA
- a CDS encoding heme oxygenase (biliverdin-producing), whose protein sequence is MSDTLTETVPFSTLLRTATEQQHSDAENSSFVGDLLGGKLGIDAYIALSGQLWFVYRALEANSARLAANTVAAPFIRAELARTPELERDLAHLAGPDWRAELTPLPATAAYAARIEECARDWPAGFIAHHYTRYLGDLSGGQIIRGSAEKQWNLPKRGDGVRFYVFENIGNPAAFKREYREALDNLRFDAAEQGRVLEEAQRAFAFNAAVFQELTALYPPLAA, encoded by the coding sequence ATGTCGGACACGCTTACGGAGACGGTTCCGTTCTCCACGCTCCTGCGCACCGCCACCGAACAGCAGCACTCCGACGCCGAGAACTCCAGCTTCGTCGGCGATCTGCTCGGCGGGAAGCTGGGCATCGACGCCTATATCGCGCTCAGTGGTCAGCTGTGGTTCGTGTACCGCGCGCTCGAGGCGAACTCCGCGCGCCTCGCGGCGAACACCGTCGCGGCCCCGTTCATCCGCGCCGAACTCGCCCGCACCCCGGAGCTCGAGCGCGATCTCGCCCACCTCGCGGGCCCGGATTGGCGCGCCGAGCTGACGCCGCTCCCGGCGACCGCGGCATATGCCGCCCGCATCGAGGAATGCGCCCGCGACTGGCCCGCCGGGTTCATCGCGCACCACTACACCCGCTACCTCGGCGATCTGTCGGGCGGGCAGATCATCCGCGGTTCCGCCGAGAAGCAGTGGAACCTGCCCAAGCGCGGCGACGGTGTGCGCTTCTACGTCTTCGAAAATATCGGCAACCCGGCGGCTTTCAAACGCGAATACCGCGAGGCGCTGGACAACCTCCGCTTCGACGCCGCCGAACAGGGCCGGGTACTCGAGGAGGCGCAGCGCGCCTTCGCGTTCAACGCCGCCGTATTCCAGGAACTCACAGCGCTTTACCCGCCGCTCGCGGCGTAA
- a CDS encoding LLM class F420-dependent oxidoreductase, protein MRYGIVLFTSDRGITPADAALAAERAGFHTFYVPEHTHIPVVRAAAHPRTGDATLPDDRYLRTLDPWVALSTAAAVTDRIGLSTAVALPAEHHPITLAKTIASLDHLSGGRVSLGVGFGWNTDELAHHGVPAGRKRAVLREHLDAMRAIWTDEQACYAGEFVTFGKSWSWPKPIQKRIPVLLGCAGTEKSFAWLARNADGWITTPAETGLDTKTELLYRVWREHGRTGTPEVIALAGRHDANQLAQWAECGVTEAVFGLPDRSPGDVQGYLTRLAGKLGLDGS, encoded by the coding sequence GTGCGCTACGGAATCGTCTTGTTCACCAGCGATCGGGGCATTACGCCCGCCGATGCGGCGTTGGCCGCCGAACGGGCCGGATTCCACACCTTCTACGTACCCGAACACACCCACATTCCGGTCGTGCGGGCGGCGGCGCACCCGCGCACCGGCGACGCCACCCTGCCCGACGATCGCTACCTGCGCACCCTCGACCCGTGGGTCGCGCTGTCCACCGCCGCCGCGGTCACCGACCGGATCGGCCTGTCCACCGCCGTCGCGCTGCCCGCCGAACACCACCCGATCACGCTGGCGAAGACCATCGCCAGCCTCGATCACCTGTCCGGCGGCCGGGTAAGTCTCGGCGTCGGATTCGGTTGGAACACCGATGAACTCGCCCATCACGGGGTGCCCGCGGGCCGCAAGCGCGCGGTCCTGCGCGAACACCTCGATGCCATGCGGGCCATCTGGACCGACGAACAGGCTTGCTACGCGGGCGAATTCGTGACCTTCGGCAAGAGCTGGTCCTGGCCGAAACCGATCCAGAAGCGGATCCCGGTGCTGCTGGGCTGCGCGGGCACCGAAAAATCCTTCGCCTGGCTGGCCCGCAACGCCGACGGTTGGATCACCACACCCGCCGAAACCGGACTCGATACGAAAACCGAACTGCTGTACCGAGTCTGGCGCGAGCACGGGCGAACGGGCACACCGGAGGTGATCGCGCTGGCCGGACGCCACGATGCGAACCAGCTCGCGCAGTGGGCCGAATGCGGCGTCACCGAAGCGGTTTTCGGACTACCGGACCGCTCACCCGGAGACGTCCAGGGTTATCTGACTCGCCTCGCGGGCAAACTCGGCCTGGACGGCTCGTAG
- a CDS encoding ABC transporter permease: protein MTTAVAGRHYAAPAARTAADFAGTGRLLRLYLRRDRIVLPLWSLLFGLVPIMYLSSTKKLYDGKPAELAQYAKTIQDSPALHMMYGRLYATDLPAVALWKGGPFFTLIAVATILTVIRHTRVEEDTGRAELVGATSIGRYAGLTAALILTGAGCLITGLVCAVTLKSEVSGAHALAFGAALAASGLLWGGVAAVAAQAGSTARVARGMAFGALAAAFALRAIGDAGNGVLSWFSPVGWCVLMRPMAEIRWWTLIPLLALTVIAWAGAYSLLRLRDTGAGLVAERPGPAAAAAALSGPAGLAWRLQRGTLLVWAIGFALYGALMGGIVRSIGDMINKGSNVGDVVTRIGGTHALEDAFVTAGMTTLAMAAGAYTISATLRLHDEEASQRVESTLSGAVSRPRYVASHISFALLGAAFLVLLAATVFGLVYGIAADDVPGKLSDTLGAALVQVPAAWVLTGITVALYGIAPRLTPVAWGVFSTLLIVWLLGAVNGLPHWTADLVPYNHPPKLPGAEFTAAPELWLLAVAAGLIAVGAVAFRRRDLR from the coding sequence ATGACCACCGCCGTCGCCGGGCGGCACTATGCCGCGCCCGCCGCGCGCACGGCCGCCGATTTCGCCGGAACCGGTCGGCTGCTGCGGCTCTACCTGCGCCGCGATCGAATCGTGTTGCCGCTCTGGTCGTTGCTGTTCGGGCTGGTGCCGATCATGTATCTGTCCAGCACCAAGAAGCTCTACGACGGGAAACCCGCCGAACTCGCCCAGTACGCCAAGACCATTCAGGACAGTCCGGCGTTGCACATGATGTACGGGCGGCTCTACGCCACCGACCTGCCCGCGGTGGCGCTGTGGAAAGGTGGTCCGTTCTTCACGTTGATCGCCGTCGCGACCATCCTCACCGTTATCCGGCACACCCGGGTCGAGGAGGACACCGGTCGCGCCGAACTCGTCGGCGCGACCAGCATCGGCCGCTACGCCGGACTCACCGCGGCACTGATCCTGACCGGTGCGGGCTGCCTGATCACCGGGCTCGTGTGCGCGGTGACGCTGAAATCCGAGGTGTCCGGGGCGCATGCGCTCGCATTCGGCGCGGCGCTGGCGGCATCGGGTCTGCTCTGGGGCGGGGTGGCCGCGGTGGCCGCGCAGGCGGGCAGCACCGCGCGGGTGGCCCGCGGCATGGCCTTCGGCGCGCTGGCCGCGGCCTTCGCACTGCGGGCCATCGGCGACGCGGGTAACGGTGTGCTGTCCTGGTTCTCACCGGTCGGCTGGTGTGTGCTGATGCGGCCGATGGCCGAAATCCGTTGGTGGACGCTGATTCCGCTACTCGCGCTGACGGTGATCGCTTGGGCCGGTGCGTATTCGCTGCTGCGCCTGCGCGATACCGGGGCGGGGCTCGTCGCCGAACGGCCGGGTCCAGCGGCGGCGGCAGCGGCGCTGTCCGGTCCGGCCGGGCTGGCCTGGCGGTTGCAGCGTGGCACGCTGCTGGTCTGGGCGATCGGCTTCGCGCTGTACGGCGCGCTGATGGGCGGGATCGTCCGCAGCATCGGCGACATGATCAACAAGGGTTCCAACGTAGGCGATGTCGTCACGCGGATAGGCGGCACGCATGCACTGGAGGACGCCTTCGTCACCGCCGGCATGACCACGCTCGCCATGGCCGCAGGCGCATACACGATCTCCGCGACGCTGCGCTTGCACGACGAGGAGGCCAGCCAACGGGTGGAATCCACCCTCTCCGGCGCGGTGAGCAGGCCACGATACGTCGCGAGCCATATCAGTTTCGCATTGCTCGGTGCGGCGTTCCTGGTGCTGCTCGCCGCTACCGTGTTCGGACTCGTCTACGGGATCGCGGCCGATGATGTCCCGGGCAAGCTGTCCGATACGCTGGGCGCCGCGCTCGTCCAGGTGCCCGCCGCCTGGGTGCTCACCGGCATCACGGTGGCGCTCTACGGAATAGCGCCGCGGTTAACGCCGGTCGCCTGGGGCGTCTTCAGCACACTCCTCATCGTCTGGTTGCTCGGCGCTGTGAACGGGCTGCCGCACTGGACCGCCGATCTGGTGCCGTACAACCATCCGCCGAAGTTGCCCGGCGCGGAATTCACCGCGGCGCCGGAGCTTTGGTTGCTGGCTGTCGCAGCTGGATTGATCGCGGTGGGCGCAGTCGCCTTCCGCAGGCGCGACCTGCGCTGA
- a CDS encoding ABC transporter ATP-binding protein — translation MSGVIEIKDLRKTFGHVTALDGLNLAVSEGEIHGFLGPNGAGKSTTIRILLGILRATSGTARLLGRDPWSDAVGLHHELAYVPGDVTLWPSLSGGETIDLLARMRGGINTRRRAELIERFDLDPRKKARTYSKGNRQKVALISALASDVRLLLLDEPTSGLDPLMEQVFRECVKEAQDRGTTVLLSSHILSEVEVLCDRVTIIREGRTVESGSLSDMRHLSRTNITAELIGDPGDLARIPGVEDIERDGSTVRCQVDGEHLGQLIRVLGDAGVSSLTSAPPTLEELFLRHYHIDRDGDGTRSAAAASATGVRA, via the coding sequence ATGTCCGGCGTCATCGAAATCAAGGATCTCCGAAAGACCTTCGGCCATGTGACGGCACTCGACGGGTTGAATCTCGCGGTGTCCGAAGGCGAGATCCACGGCTTCCTCGGGCCCAACGGCGCGGGTAAGTCCACCACCATCCGGATCCTGCTCGGCATCCTGCGGGCGACCTCCGGCACCGCCCGGCTGCTCGGCCGCGACCCGTGGTCCGACGCGGTCGGCCTGCATCACGAATTGGCTTATGTACCAGGCGATGTCACGCTGTGGCCGTCGCTTTCCGGCGGCGAGACGATCGATCTGCTCGCCCGGATGCGCGGCGGCATCAATACGCGGCGGCGCGCCGAGCTCATCGAACGATTCGATCTGGATCCGCGCAAGAAGGCGCGCACCTATTCCAAGGGCAACCGGCAGAAGGTGGCGCTGATCTCCGCGCTGGCCTCCGACGTGCGGCTGCTGCTGCTCGACGAGCCGACCTCGGGCCTGGATCCGTTGATGGAGCAGGTATTCCGGGAATGTGTGAAGGAGGCGCAGGATCGCGGCACCACCGTGCTGCTGTCCAGTCACATCCTCTCCGAGGTGGAGGTGCTGTGCGACCGGGTGACCATCATCCGGGAGGGCCGCACCGTCGAGAGCGGGTCGCTGTCGGATATGCGGCACCTCTCGCGCACCAATATCACCGCCGAATTGATCGGCGACCCAGGCGATCTCGCGCGCATTCCGGGGGTCGAGGATATCGAGCGGGACGGCTCGACGGTGCGCTGCCAGGTGGACGGCGAACATCTCGGCCAGTTGATCCGGGTGCTCGGCGACGCCGGGGTCAGCAGCCTCACCAGCGCGCCGCCCACTCTGGAGGAGCTGTTCCTGCGGCACTACCACATCGACCGCGATGGTGACGGAACCCGTTCCGCCGCAGCGGCTTCCGCGACGGGGGTGCGGGCATGA
- a CDS encoding TetR/AcrR family transcriptional regulator, with translation MFNREPLSQGSADDLNTAARIRDAAIEVFGEQGFQVGVRAIAKAAEVSPGLVNHHFGSKDGLRAACDERVLQLIRDEKLKAMNELNRTKGLLSSMAEVEVYGPMVAYLLRALQAGGPAAISFFDHLVDDSLSYIRMGLDAGTIRPSRDEYARARYLTMINVGAMLLWMQLHCPNGEKIDFRKAIRDVTDDLTMPAVELYTQGMFTDSTLFDALTKEE, from the coding sequence GTGTTTAACCGAGAGCCCCTATCGCAAGGATCCGCCGACGATCTGAATACCGCGGCGCGCATACGCGATGCCGCGATCGAGGTCTTCGGCGAGCAGGGATTCCAGGTCGGCGTGCGCGCCATCGCGAAGGCGGCCGAGGTCTCGCCCGGATTGGTCAACCACCACTTCGGGTCCAAGGACGGCCTGCGGGCCGCCTGCGACGAGCGAGTGCTCCAACTGATTCGCGACGAGAAACTCAAGGCGATGAACGAGCTCAATCGCACCAAGGGCCTCCTCTCCTCGATGGCCGAGGTAGAGGTGTACGGACCGATGGTGGCCTACCTGCTGCGCGCGCTGCAGGCGGGTGGGCCCGCGGCGATCTCGTTCTTCGACCACCTGGTCGACGATTCGCTGAGCTACATCCGAATGGGTCTCGATGCGGGGACCATCAGGCCTAGCCGCGACGAATACGCGCGCGCACGATATCTGACCATGATAAATGTCGGCGCGATGCTGCTCTGGATGCAACTGCATTGCCCGAACGGCGAAAAGATCGATTTCCGCAAGGCCATTCGCGACGTCACCGACGACCTCACCATGCCCGCAGTGGAGCTGTACACCCAGGGCATGTTCACCGACTCAACGCTTTTCGACGCACTCACCAAGGAGGAGTGA
- a CDS encoding acyl-CoA dehydrogenase has translation MAEDIATRTSTTADHLRAALDGPWAAVREEARTQLAGDRFIGDPYLDYRAARARVLEQMRAVATLGYAERGFRREHGGTGEPGAAVVALEMLAYCDLSLWVKCGVQWGLFGGAVENLGTERHADYVKRLISLDLLGCFAMTESGHGSDVANLETTATYDPQAGEFVIHTPTPSARKDYIGGAAEHARMAAVFAQLITQGERRGVHCLLVPIRDEHGADLPGVTTSDDGLKGGLPGVDNGRIVFDNVRVPRENLLNRYADVAPDGTYSSAIENPSRRFFTTLGTLVRGRVSVGGAAAAGARVALSIAVRYALKRRQFADPDTGAETLLLDYRSHQRRLLPLVAKSYAYAFAQNDLVRRMHLVQTGQDLDPGAQRALEKRAAGLKAAQTRHATRAIQECREACGGAGYLTENRLVTLKADTDVFTTFEGDNVVLTQLVAKELLTAYSDEVRDLDALGWVRFAATMAGDVVRKRSGVRQLIQTMRDGAKDTVDEGDLSRRPVQLQLFADREDYLLRTAAHRLRARAKDTGPFEAFDNAQDHILAAGAAHIDRLVLEAFVEGIAGIADPAARDLAETVCDLFVYTLLEENSAWYIMHRFMSVERAKAVRRGVNELVDRLRPDALTLVEGLGVPEYMLRAAMLDDASVYERS, from the coding sequence ATGGCCGAAGACATCGCGACCCGGACATCGACGACGGCAGATCACCTTCGCGCGGCACTCGACGGACCATGGGCGGCGGTCCGCGAGGAGGCCAGGACCCAGCTCGCGGGCGACCGGTTCATCGGCGATCCCTACCTCGACTACCGGGCCGCACGTGCCCGGGTGCTGGAACAGATGCGGGCCGTCGCGACGCTCGGCTACGCCGAACGCGGCTTCCGGCGCGAGCATGGCGGTACCGGCGAACCCGGCGCCGCGGTGGTCGCATTGGAGATGCTGGCCTACTGCGACCTCTCGCTGTGGGTGAAATGCGGTGTGCAATGGGGACTTTTCGGCGGCGCGGTGGAAAATCTCGGCACCGAGCGGCATGCCGATTACGTCAAGCGGCTCATCTCACTCGACCTGCTCGGCTGCTTCGCGATGACCGAATCCGGGCACGGCAGCGATGTGGCGAATCTGGAGACCACCGCCACCTACGACCCGCAGGCCGGGGAGTTCGTCATCCACACGCCGACACCGTCCGCGCGCAAGGATTACATCGGCGGCGCGGCCGAACACGCAAGGATGGCAGCGGTTTTCGCGCAGCTCATCACCCAGGGCGAGCGGCGCGGCGTGCACTGTCTGCTGGTGCCGATCCGCGACGAGCACGGCGCCGACCTGCCCGGCGTCACGACCTCCGACGACGGTCTCAAGGGCGGCCTGCCCGGTGTCGACAACGGGCGCATCGTCTTCGACAACGTCCGGGTGCCGCGGGAGAACCTGCTCAACCGCTACGCCGATGTGGCGCCCGACGGCACGTACAGCTCGGCCATCGAGAACCCGAGCCGCCGATTCTTCACCACCCTGGGCACTTTGGTGCGCGGCCGGGTCAGCGTCGGCGGCGCGGCGGCCGCGGGGGCGCGGGTGGCGCTGAGCATCGCGGTCCGCTACGCGCTGAAGCGCCGCCAGTTCGCCGATCCCGATACCGGGGCCGAGACGCTGCTGCTGGATTACCGCAGTCATCAGCGCAGGTTGTTGCCGCTGGTGGCCAAGTCGTACGCGTACGCCTTCGCGCAGAACGATCTGGTGCGCCGCATGCACCTCGTGCAGACCGGACAGGATCTCGATCCGGGCGCGCAGCGCGCGCTGGAGAAGCGGGCCGCCGGGTTGAAGGCCGCGCAGACACGGCATGCGACCCGGGCCATTCAGGAATGCCGCGAAGCCTGCGGCGGCGCGGGCTATTTGACGGAGAACCGGCTGGTGACGCTGAAGGCCGACACCGATGTGTTCACCACCTTCGAGGGCGACAACGTGGTGCTCACCCAGTTGGTGGCCAAGGAGCTGCTCACCGCGTACTCCGACGAGGTCCGCGATCTCGACGCGCTCGGCTGGGTGCGGTTCGCCGCGACCATGGCCGGTGATGTGGTGCGCAAGCGGTCCGGCGTGCGTCAGCTCATCCAGACCATGCGCGACGGCGCGAAGGACACCGTCGACGAGGGCGATCTGTCCCGCCGGCCGGTGCAGTTGCAGCTGTTCGCCGACCGGGAGGACTACCTGCTGCGCACCGCCGCGCACCGGCTGCGCGCCCGCGCGAAAGACACCGGACCTTTCGAGGCGTTCGACAACGCGCAGGACCACATCCTCGCCGCGGGCGCCGCGCACATCGATCGACTGGTGCTGGAAGCCTTCGTCGAGGGTATCGCCGGCATCGCCGACCCGGCCGCCCGCGACCTCGCCGAAACGGTGTGCGATCTGTTCGTTTACACACTGCTGGAAGAGAATTCGGCCTGGTACATCATGCACCGGTTCATGTCGGTCGAGCGGGCCAAGGCGGTGCGCCGCGGCGTCAACGAACTGGTGGACCGGTTGCGTCCCGACGCGCTGACCCTCGTCGAGGGACTCGGCGTGCCCGAATACATGCTGCGCGCGGCCATGCTCGACGACGCGAGCGTCTACGAGCGCAGCTGA